From Pseudomonas sp. G2-4:
TTCAAGGAAGCCGGCGCCTGCGGTACCGCCGCGGTGATCACCCCGATTGGCGGCATCAGCTACAAGGACAAGCTGCACGTGTTCCACAGCGAAACCGAAGTCGGTCCGATCACCCAGAAGCTCTACAAAGAGCTGACCGGCGTGCAGACCGGCGACGTGGAAGCGCCAGCGGGTTGGATCGTCAAGGTTTGATTCGAGTCCACCTGTAGCACTCGGGAGCTTTTGTGGCGAGGGAGCTTGCTCCCGCTCGGCTGCGCAGCAGTCGCAATCCGGTAAATGCGATCTGTCTGAATGGCCGGGTTGCCTGGTTTGGGGCTGCTACGCAGCCCAGCGGGAGCAAGCTCCCTCGCCACAGGGTTAGCCGTTGTCTACACATCCTGCGCTTGCCGCAGATCCACGCTGGGAGTGAGCCTGCCCGCGATGGCGATAGCCGGCTCGACATACCTGTCCACACTCACCCCGAACCGCCCCGCCATCTCCCGGCGACCACTGGCCGTCAAGCCCAGCGCACGGCTATCCAGGTCCTGGATCACCCACTTGCGCTTGATCACCACCTGCAGCAACGCCGCCCCTAGGGCCCCACCGAGGTGTGGACGGCGCATGCTCCAGTCCAGGCAGGGGCAGGCGAATCGGCGCCGTTGCGTGGCGAGCAACTGGACGTCAATGCCCACCCCCTTGAACAACGCCTCACCGGATTCACTCAACCGATAACCCTGTCCCGGCACCTCCAGCAGCCACCCGGCCTCGATCATCCGATCATGCAGTCGCACCGCCAGGGTGCCGGCCATGTGGTCGTAGCAGGTACGGGCAAATTGCAGGCGATCCGGAGTGCGCGGCGTGAAGGTCGGCGCGGCATTCTGGCCGATCACCATCAGCGCTTCGAGGGCCTGGGCGACGCGCGGGTCCGCCAGGCTGTAGTAGCGATGCCGGCCCTGGACATGCAGGCGCACCAAGGCCAGGTCCTTGAGCTTCGACAGGTGGGCACTGGCGGTGGAGGCACTGACCTCGGCGATGCTCGCCAACTCGGTGCTGGTCCGGGCATGACCGTCCATCAAGGCACACAGCATCCGGGTACGAGCCGGTTCGGCAATGGCGGCGGCCACCTGGGACACGCCCACATCATGATGTT
This genomic window contains:
- a CDS encoding metalloregulator ArsR/SmtB family transcription factor translates to MNAEHHDVGVSQVAAAIAEPARTRMLCALMDGHARTSTELASIAEVSASTASAHLSKLKDLALVRLHVQGRHRYYSLADPRVAQALEALMVIGQNAAPTFTPRTPDRLQFARTCYDHMAGTLAVRLHDRMIEAGWLLEVPGQGYRLSESGEALFKGVGIDVQLLATQRRRFACPCLDWSMRRPHLGGALGAALLQVVIKRKWVIQDLDSRALGLTASGRREMAGRFGVSVDRYVEPAIAIAGRLTPSVDLRQAQDV